A window of Acropora muricata isolate sample 2 chromosome 3, ASM3666990v1, whole genome shotgun sequence contains these coding sequences:
- the LOC136910802 gene encoding mevalonate kinase-like: MSFRAVKATAPGKIILHGEHAVVYGKKAVATSIGLRTTVTLEPQANDCVTLSLLNFNASCQWKQDELQEDVRRLLDADLSCCTQQGSHLFAKFVDQCTNIPDVKSNLIKDAVSVFVFLLGRIMEDLKSLPSFTLEVDSSIPVGSGLGSSAAYSACLSAALLAAAGKIASQKAMSDASPDGCVYGDVLATPKTVSLSSEDLALINKWSLEAEKLVHGKPSGIDNSICTYGGALTYQDGVIEHLSRIPKLKIILIDTKVARSTKNLISGLRERYQQFPTIYSPLFDAIGAITEESCVCLEKLYRAEAGAKETMTTDSDDLYRSLAKLIDLNQKLLVTLGVSHNSLDKLCSVTAKYGMHSKLTGAGGGGCAFTLVTPGICEKSLDDVTGELANQGFEVWETCLGDPGVTLMIA; encoded by the exons ATGAGCTTTCGCGCTGTAAAAGCCACTGCACCGGGAAAGATTATACTTCATGGAGAACACGCAGTTGTTTAtggaaag AAAGCTGTTGCAACTTCCATTGGTTTGAGGACCACTGTAACATTAGAACCTCAAGCAAATGACTGTGTGACTCTTAGCCTACTGAACTTCAATGCGTCTTGCCAATGGAAACAAGATGAGCTACAGGAAGATGTTAGGAGGCTTCTTG ATGCAGATTTATCATGCTGTACTCAACAAGGAAGTCATTTATTTGCTAAGTTCGTGGATCAATGTACAAATATTCCAGATGTTAAAAGCAATCTAATCAAGGATGCTGTTTCTGTGTTTGTCTTCCTGTTGGGGAGGATAATGGAAGATTTAAAAAG TCTGCCTTCCTTCACATTGGAAGTCGATTCGTCTATTCCAGTTGGATCTGGTCTGGGATCATCAGCTGCTTATTCTGCCTGTTTATCAGCAGCACTTCTGGCTGCAGCAGGCAAGATTGCGTCGCAGAAAGCAATGAGTGATGCCTCTCCTGACGGCTGTGTCTATGGTGATGTCCTTGCAACTCCTAAAACTGTTTCCTTGTCCTCTGAAGATCTGGCACTGATCAATAAATGGAGTTTAGAAGCTGAAAAGCTTGTTCACGGAAAGCCATCGGGCATTGACAACTCTATTTGCACTTATG GAGGGGCTCTTACTTATCAAGATGGCGTTATCGAGCATTTATCAAG AATTCCTAAACTGAAGATAATTCTAATTGACACAAAGGTTGCTCGCAGTACAAAGAATTTGATTTCTGGGCTCAGAGAAAGATATCAACAG TTTCCGACCATTTACAGCCCTTTGTTCGATGCCATCGGAGCCATTACTGAAGAGAGCTGTGTTTGTCTCGAGAAACTCTATCGTGCTGAAG ctGGCGCAAAAGAAACCATGACCACGGACTCAGACGATCTCTATCGTTCGTTGGCG AAACTTATTGATCTGAACCAGAAGCTGCTTGTCACTTTAGGCGTCAGTCACAACTCATTGGACAAGCTGTGTTCCGTGACGGCCAAATATGGTATGCACTCGAAGCTGACTGGAGCAGGTGGAGGGGGTTGCGCTTTTACACTTGTCACGCCAG GTATTTGCGAGAAATCCCTGGATGACGTCACTGGTGAATTGGCCAATCAGGGCTTTGAAGTATGGGAAACTTGTCTTGGTGATCCAGGAGTAACGCTGATGATTGCTTGA